The Solibacillus sp. FSL R7-0668 genome includes the window AGTTTTCACGCTTTGTTTTCGAGTACAGCGTAAACGGTAGCAAGACCACACCCAATACATTAATAATAATAAACGGTGTTTGCGCAATGAATAAATCGAGGTAAATAAAGTAGCCTCCAACAATTGACAGCACAGTAAAGCCAATATGTAAGCCGTACATAATATAAAACCCAACAGCCTGCTTAATATTTCCGATAAAAAACGCCGTAAAGAGCGATAAATACACATAGCCAAATATGAGTGTCATCGCAATATTCAGCACCATTTGAAAGCTAATCCACATATATTTCAAGCCCGGCTTTGCGCGGAATGAAAAATAGTGGCATAAGAAATAACAAAAAATAATGACAACCCCAACTATGATTTGCCACAATGTAAAGGATTGGATAATAAAGAAAAATGGCATAATGCAAAAAATTATCCATATATAAATACTCAACATCGGACTTTTCGGGATGATACTATACCAAGTTTGCATAACAGCCTCGATTCTTTTTTATTGCTATTATATCAAAAGAAGCACCTCAAGCATGATTTGAGGTGCCTTTCATTTCGAAAACTATTTTACAGCGAACTGTTTGCCGCGCATTGTTTCACGCTTTGCTGCTTCTTTAAATGAAACGAAGCGATAATTTTCTGGATCGTATAATTTATAACGTAGTGACTCTAAGCTTGTCTTTATTGTAATCGTCGTCGCTTGTTGTAGTGGTTTTACCGATTCATGTGCGTCTTCTAATTTGTAGTTAGGAATACGCGGTGATAAGTGATGCACATGGTGGAAGCCAATGTTTCCTGTTACCCATTGTAACACTTTCGGTAATTTGTAATACGAACTACCCTCTACAGCAGCCTTTACATAATCCCAATCTGAATCTACCTCGAAATACGAATCTTCATAAGTATGTTGAATATAGAATAACCAGATGCCTAAAGCACCTGCAATGAATAATGTTAAGCCATGCACTAATAAAAACGTTGCCCAGCCATTTACAAAAATTAATACCGCACAAATCGCTAGTAATACAATGTTTGTGAAATACGTATTTAAACGCTCTTTACGCTTTGCATCTTTACGATTAAAACGATTTAAAACAAGTACCATAAACAATGGTCCTAAGCCAAACATCACAAGTGGATTACGATATAAACGGTAGCCTAAGCGACCCATTTTTGATTTTTCAAGGTATTCATCCACCGTTAACATATCAATATCACCAATGCCACGCTTGTCTAAGTTCGAGCTTGTTGCATGGTGAATCGTATGCTCACGTTTCCATTTCTCGTATGGGAAAGACGTAAAAATCCCTGTAATATTCCCAATAATATCATTTGCCTTTTTGCTTTTGAAAAACGAACCATGTGTACAGTCATGGAAAATAATAAATGTACGTACAACAAAGCCCGAAGCAATGACGCTACAAAGTGCCGTATACCAAGGTGAATATTGTAATAAAAAATATCCTGCACCCCAAATAAGTAATAATGGGACAAGTGTATTTAATAATTGTTGAATGCTAAGGCGTGTTTCTGATTTCGCAAACGGCGCTACATCTTTTCGTAGCTGCTTCGTTTTTTCTGCATCTGTTTTAGCCATCGTGTAATCCCTCTTCCCTCAAATTTGCTTAACAACATCTTATAAAAATGCGGGACATGACAACACGCGCAAACATCACAACTTTTTTATGACATCTGTCATATGACCAGGTAATAATTCATTTCATTAACGATGAGTGGCACTTTTACTTAAGTTTATAGACTTTCTTCAAAAAGAAATTACTATTTATGATGTTGATTTTTCTT containing:
- a CDS encoding fatty acid desaturase encodes the protein MAKTDAEKTKQLRKDVAPFAKSETRLSIQQLLNTLVPLLLIWGAGYFLLQYSPWYTALCSVIASGFVVRTFIIFHDCTHGSFFKSKKANDIIGNITGIFTSFPYEKWKREHTIHHATSSNLDKRGIGDIDMLTVDEYLEKSKMGRLGYRLYRNPLVMFGLGPLFMVLVLNRFNRKDAKRKERLNTYFTNIVLLAICAVLIFVNGWATFLLVHGLTLFIAGALGIWLFYIQHTYEDSYFEVDSDWDYVKAAVEGSSYYKLPKVLQWVTGNIGFHHVHHLSPRIPNYKLEDAHESVKPLQQATTITIKTSLESLRYKLYDPENYRFVSFKEAAKRETMRGKQFAVK